In Pseudoalteromonas sp. MM1, a single window of DNA contains:
- a CDS encoding EAL domain-containing protein: MADKLKLLILNASSEERRTIRATLEYLNVFEFIEAADSLDALTLLKKQPVNMIITGLSVGKIDGWRFSRMIRSGLLNTPKNTPILLIPPIYCERIAETTARSYGIDAVLPFEHQDMLPQVLANVLSTHLEKSSRLNLLLLEPIAQKADEITEQLKLNFAITHVTTKQNALSAYNQQKFAIVLLDATASHAETSSVLVEEILQHNPKQAIVTIIDNNDADYAEQLLLSGVTDFIRAPYDPSFLNKVCDHAARREDFMVSYAEFAQKVEQLSLSEVRYKELFSAHQRILLHLNTVVLELDQQGKIRFINPAWETLSGFGVKSSLQKSLTDYCSDECQIKLNTTINDILNGGTHQQQVEIQLNHKNGNQIWVECRLQLIKNSRNNATITATIDNIHERKQAELKLRHLALHDTLTGLHNRYYFDQQLNKICQNNHTYGDVEHALIYIDLDHFKIINDSKGHQQGDIVLKDVAQLFEANISAKHLVCRIGGDEFAVILKNTQLLDAHLIAESICSAIEQHEFKSEDQVYSISCSIGLTQITAKNCDPSECLKQADIALYIAKSLGRNLVHCYSKEDAQNNTLQTGLEWGHEIRQALQQDNVELHYQPIWDFKANKVAYFEALLRLKIDNKLIFPNQFIPSLELLNDTFLMDQCVIRNAIASVAEHPDLNQVAINLSAQSFLDERLLPHIESSLEKYHVPPSRIIFEITESASVNNLKATRKMIEKLNSLGCHFSIDDFGTGFSTFNYLKQLPAQHVKIDGSFVRDMINDPIDLALVKAINDISRSLDKRSVAEYVESEEIFFALKEIGVDYGQGYFIARPVPVEKVQSTLKIIYQKKPFIQQPPSAS, from the coding sequence GTGGCAGATAAGCTGAAATTGCTCATTCTAAACGCAAGTAGCGAAGAACGCCGCACTATACGCGCCACGTTAGAGTACTTAAACGTATTTGAATTTATTGAAGCCGCAGATAGCCTAGATGCACTTACCCTTTTGAAAAAGCAGCCAGTAAACATGATTATTACAGGCCTAAGCGTGGGGAAAATAGATGGCTGGCGTTTTTCTCGGATGATCCGCTCAGGTTTACTTAACACCCCAAAAAACACCCCTATTTTACTTATTCCGCCTATTTATTGTGAGCGTATAGCAGAAACCACCGCTCGCAGTTATGGCATAGATGCTGTATTGCCCTTTGAGCACCAAGACATGTTGCCGCAGGTGCTGGCCAATGTTCTGTCTACGCATTTAGAAAAAAGTAGTCGCCTTAATTTACTCTTGCTTGAGCCTATTGCGCAAAAAGCCGATGAAATAACAGAGCAACTAAAGCTCAACTTTGCTATTACCCATGTCACCACAAAGCAAAATGCCCTCAGCGCCTATAACCAACAAAAGTTTGCTATTGTGCTGCTTGATGCAACCGCGTCGCACGCTGAAACTTCCAGCGTTTTAGTCGAAGAAATACTGCAACATAACCCTAAACAAGCCATCGTAACTATTATTGATAATAACGATGCAGACTATGCAGAGCAGCTGCTACTCTCCGGTGTTACCGATTTTATAAGAGCACCGTACGACCCATCGTTTTTAAATAAAGTATGTGACCATGCAGCGCGACGTGAAGACTTTATGGTGAGCTATGCAGAGTTTGCTCAAAAGGTTGAGCAGCTAAGTCTTAGCGAAGTACGCTATAAAGAGCTATTTTCGGCGCACCAGCGTATTTTGCTGCATTTAAATACGGTGGTTTTAGAGCTCGACCAACAAGGCAAAATTCGCTTTATCAATCCTGCTTGGGAAACACTCAGTGGCTTTGGGGTTAAATCGTCTTTGCAAAAATCATTGACCGATTATTGCTCTGATGAATGCCAAATAAAACTAAATACGACCATTAACGATATTCTTAATGGCGGCACACACCAGCAGCAAGTTGAGATTCAACTTAATCATAAAAATGGCAATCAAATTTGGGTTGAATGCCGATTACAGCTGATAAAAAACAGCCGTAATAATGCCACCATTACTGCCACAATCGACAACATACACGAGCGTAAGCAGGCTGAGTTAAAGCTACGCCACTTAGCCCTACACGATACGCTAACAGGCTTACATAATCGTTATTACTTTGATCAACAACTCAACAAAATATGCCAAAACAATCACACCTATGGTGATGTAGAGCACGCGCTTATTTATATCGATTTAGATCATTTTAAAATAATTAACGACAGCAAAGGCCACCAACAAGGCGACATTGTACTAAAAGATGTAGCCCAATTATTTGAAGCAAACATTAGCGCAAAACATTTAGTATGCAGAATAGGCGGTGACGAATTTGCTGTTATTTTAAAAAACACGCAACTGCTTGACGCTCACCTAATTGCAGAGAGTATTTGTAGTGCGATTGAACAGCACGAGTTTAAATCTGAAGACCAAGTGTATTCTATTAGCTGCTCTATTGGTTTAACCCAAATAACGGCTAAAAATTGCGATCCGAGTGAGTGCCTCAAGCAAGCCGATATCGCCTTATATATTGCTAAAAGTTTAGGGCGTAACCTAGTGCACTGCTACTCAAAAGAAGATGCGCAAAATAACACTTTGCAAACCGGACTTGAGTGGGGGCATGAGATTCGACAAGCACTTCAGCAAGATAACGTAGAGCTGCATTACCAGCCAATATGGGACTTTAAAGCCAATAAAGTGGCTTATTTTGAAGCCTTGTTACGTTTAAAAATAGACAATAAACTTATTTTTCCTAACCAGTTTATTCCCTCTTTGGAGTTGCTAAACGATACCTTTTTGATGGACCAATGCGTTATTCGCAATGCTATTGCCAGCGTGGCTGAGCACCCAGATTTGAATCAAGTGGCGATCAACCTTTCTGCCCAATCGTTTTTAGATGAGCGTTTACTGCCACATATAGAGTCGAGCCTTGAAAAATACCACGTGCCGCCTTCGCGTATTATTTTTGAGATTACCGAATCGGCCTCTGTTAACAATTTAAAAGCCACTCGCAAAATGATAGAAAAGCTAAACAGCTTAGGTTGTCACTTTTCTATTGATGACTTTGGCACAGGCTTTAGCACATTTAACTATTTAAAACAGTTGCCTGCACAACATGTAAAAATAGATGGCTCATTTGTACGCGACATGATTAACGATCCTATTGACCTAGCACTGGTCAAAGCCATAAACGATATAAGCCGCTCCCTTGATAAGCGCTCTGTGGCAGAATACGTAGAAAGCGAAGAGATATTTTTTGCACTTAAAGAGATTGGTGTTGACTACGGACAAGGCTACTTTATTGCTCGCCCAGTGCCTGTAGAAAAAGTGCAATCGACACTTAAAATTATTTACCAGAAGAAACCTTTTATCCAACAACCGCCTAGCGCTAGCTAA
- the pstA gene encoding phosphate ABC transporter permease PstA: protein MVKQWFKSGSPWIWMTGGAVSISLISVLGLLAMIAWKGLSFFWPSEVVQFELEGSISKQTIIGEVYDRELVPTARLAATGIDVSDFNKDEVERLLIKTGNREYVDLDFRWILETDITEQSTPATLAVFERSKNGNFYGYIEGVIKDGEPVSGDKIEVLHELVERAVDLNDEALDLQNGDIGHINYELERLRLQEKAYLLDDELTDERVAELAKARAELRNEYAVLEKELFALRKKAKRDQVLVKDMRGEVVTIPLYQVLDVWLPNDMGFFSKLGHYFVQLGKFVSDDPREANTEGGVFPAIFGTVFMVMLMAVIVTPFGVVAAIYLHEYAAKNAVTKMIRIAVINLAGVPSIVYGVFGLGFFVYMLGGSLDQLFYPEAAPTPVFGTPGVMWSALTLAILTLPVVIVSTEEGLSRIPSTVRDGSLALGATKVETLWRIIIPMASPAIMTGLILAVARAAGEVAPLMLVGVVKMAPTLPLDGNFPYFHLDRKFMHLGFHIYDVGFQSPNVEAARPLVYATAFLLVSVIITLNITAIGIRNHLREKFRSLEH, encoded by the coding sequence ATGGTAAAGCAGTGGTTTAAGTCTGGTTCTCCTTGGATTTGGATGACAGGTGGTGCAGTAAGCATCAGCTTAATTTCAGTTCTCGGTTTATTAGCAATGATAGCTTGGAAGGGATTAAGTTTTTTCTGGCCATCAGAAGTAGTTCAATTTGAGCTAGAAGGGTCTATTTCAAAACAAACCATAATTGGTGAAGTTTACGACCGGGAGCTAGTACCTACAGCGCGTTTAGCTGCAACAGGTATTGATGTTTCAGATTTTAATAAAGACGAAGTTGAGCGTTTACTGATAAAAACAGGTAACCGCGAATATGTAGACTTAGACTTTCGTTGGATATTAGAAACTGACATTACTGAGCAAAGTACACCGGCTACGCTTGCTGTATTTGAACGCAGTAAAAACGGTAACTTTTATGGCTACATAGAAGGTGTAATTAAAGATGGAGAGCCAGTTTCTGGCGATAAAATCGAAGTCTTACATGAGTTAGTCGAGCGTGCAGTTGATTTAAACGACGAAGCACTTGATTTACAAAATGGCGACATCGGTCATATCAACTACGAATTAGAACGTCTTCGCTTGCAAGAAAAAGCATACTTGCTTGATGATGAACTAACCGATGAGCGTGTTGCTGAGCTTGCCAAGGCACGTGCTGAGTTACGTAACGAATACGCCGTACTTGAAAAAGAGTTATTTGCACTGCGTAAAAAAGCTAAGCGTGACCAAGTATTAGTTAAGGATATGCGCGGTGAAGTAGTTACTATTCCACTGTATCAAGTACTTGATGTTTGGTTGCCGAACGACATGGGCTTTTTCTCAAAATTAGGCCATTACTTTGTACAACTGGGTAAATTTGTATCAGACGACCCACGTGAGGCAAACACCGAAGGCGGCGTATTCCCTGCTATATTTGGTACCGTATTTATGGTTATGCTGATGGCTGTTATTGTGACCCCATTTGGTGTTGTTGCTGCAATTTACTTACACGAATACGCAGCTAAAAATGCAGTAACTAAGATGATTCGTATTGCGGTAATTAACCTTGCGGGTGTACCGTCTATTGTTTATGGTGTATTTGGTTTAGGCTTTTTTGTATACATGTTAGGTGGTAGCCTTGACCAACTATTTTACCCAGAAGCCGCGCCAACGCCAGTATTTGGTACGCCAGGTGTTATGTGGTCTGCGCTTACATTAGCGATTCTTACACTACCGGTTGTAATTGTGTCAACCGAGGAAGGTTTATCGCGTATTCCTAGTACAGTGCGTGATGGTTCATTAGCGCTTGGTGCAACCAAGGTTGAAACCTTATGGCGTATTATTATTCCTATGGCAAGCCCAGCAATTATGACAGGTTTGATACTTGCTGTTGCTCGAGCGGCCGGTGAGGTTGCGCCGTTAATGTTGGTAGGTGTGGTAAAAATGGCCCCTACGTTACCACTTGATGGCAACTTCCCTTATTTTCACTTAGATAGAAAGTTCATGCACTTAGGCTTTCATATTTATGATGTGGGTTTTCAAAGCCCTAATGTTGAAGCGGCGCGCCCGCTGGTATACGCAACGGCCTTCTTATTAGTGTCGGTGATTATTACCCTCAACATAACAGCGATAGGCATACGTAACCATTTACGTGAAAAATTCAGATCGCTTGAACACTAA
- a CDS encoding ABC transporter permease subunit produces the protein MTSNPNKPTLNTDRSRLFKDRFAKWGISAGGVMVLIALLLIFFYLLYVVQPIFESAKVEKRNSFNVANAEQIVGLGVEEQTEVAFLLSQQGEVDFYSVQDGSFGKKLETLSANLPSDASSFANSAPFQGHYAFGLENGSVVVVAPKFLVTFPNNQRKLTPRLDYPLGEMALEVDEQGAAIKRFAFSHYEDKTAVVALTEDKRVLFSSFVAEENMFTGEVEWVVERTELNIEGRVDELLISPDTTRTFVRSANQIYVYDTRYPSEVEQIQLLSANEESANLVSAQLLAGANSLMLANDNGEVSQWFEVNTDSGREYQKIRSFETTKQSKLNIFTEFYRRTFFTTSSNGELGVYYTTSEAKLWQGKVSEGEIKNFAIAPRSNAALILADNQLTVLDVHNEHPEVTWSALWQEVWYEGYPEPAYIWQSTSASDDFESKFSLVPISFGTLKAALYAMLFAVPIALSAAIYTAYFMSSELRRVVKPTVEIMEALPTVILGFLAGLWLAPLIEEHLPAIVGLLILLPLGVLATALGWTKLPASIRHKIPEGSHSILLIPVVLFIGWLSFAMSETVELWMFDGNVRQYLTNELGMTFDQRNSLVVGIAMGFAVIPTIFSIAEDAVFSVPKHLSNGSLALGATQWQTLVRVVLLTASPGIFSAVMMGLGRAVGETMIVLMATGNTPIMDWSIFQGMRTLAANIAVEMPESEVGSSHYRILFLAAFVLFIFTFVFNTVAEFVRQQLREKYSSM, from the coding sequence ATGACTTCCAATCCGAATAAGCCGACTTTAAATACGGATCGAAGCCGTCTATTTAAAGACCGGTTTGCAAAGTGGGGTATTTCCGCAGGCGGAGTAATGGTATTAATAGCATTGTTATTAATATTCTTTTACCTTCTTTATGTAGTACAACCAATTTTTGAATCTGCAAAAGTAGAGAAACGTAACAGTTTTAACGTTGCTAATGCTGAACAAATTGTGGGCTTAGGTGTTGAGGAGCAAACTGAGGTTGCATTTTTACTCTCTCAGCAAGGCGAGGTAGACTTTTATAGTGTGCAAGATGGCAGCTTTGGTAAAAAGCTCGAGACATTAAGCGCTAATCTACCTAGCGATGCATCAAGCTTTGCAAACAGTGCGCCGTTTCAGGGGCACTATGCGTTTGGTTTAGAAAATGGCTCAGTGGTTGTTGTTGCACCTAAGTTTTTAGTTACTTTTCCTAATAATCAAAGAAAGTTAACACCACGGTTAGATTACCCCCTTGGCGAAATGGCTCTTGAAGTTGATGAACAAGGTGCCGCTATTAAGCGTTTTGCGTTTAGCCACTATGAAGATAAAACAGCCGTTGTTGCATTAACTGAAGATAAGCGCGTTTTATTCAGCAGTTTTGTTGCTGAAGAAAACATGTTTACCGGTGAAGTGGAGTGGGTTGTTGAGCGCACTGAGCTTAATATTGAAGGCCGTGTTGATGAGTTGTTAATCTCGCCAGACACCACGCGTACGTTTGTGCGCTCTGCCAATCAAATTTATGTTTACGATACACGCTACCCAAGCGAAGTAGAGCAAATTCAGCTGCTTTCGGCTAACGAAGAAAGTGCTAACTTAGTGTCTGCGCAGCTACTTGCTGGCGCTAACTCACTAATGCTGGCAAACGATAACGGCGAAGTATCACAGTGGTTTGAAGTAAATACAGACAGCGGCCGCGAGTATCAAAAAATTCGCTCGTTTGAAACAACGAAACAAAGCAAGCTGAATATTTTTACTGAGTTTTATCGTCGTACTTTTTTCACAACAAGCAGTAACGGTGAGTTAGGTGTGTATTACACCACAAGTGAGGCAAAACTTTGGCAAGGTAAAGTCAGCGAGGGTGAGATTAAAAACTTTGCTATAGCTCCGCGCTCAAATGCAGCCCTTATTTTAGCCGATAACCAACTAACTGTATTAGACGTTCATAATGAACACCCAGAGGTTACATGGTCTGCCCTTTGGCAGGAAGTATGGTACGAAGGTTACCCAGAGCCTGCTTACATTTGGCAATCTACATCAGCAAGTGATGACTTTGAGTCTAAATTTTCTTTGGTTCCTATTTCGTTTGGTACCTTAAAAGCAGCGCTTTACGCCATGCTATTTGCAGTACCTATTGCGCTTTCAGCCGCTATTTACACCGCTTACTTTATGTCGAGTGAATTACGTAGAGTGGTAAAGCCAACCGTAGAAATTATGGAAGCTCTGCCAACAGTAATATTAGGCTTTTTAGCAGGCCTGTGGTTAGCGCCACTTATAGAAGAGCACCTACCTGCTATTGTTGGCTTACTGATTTTATTACCTTTAGGGGTATTAGCTACAGCACTTGGTTGGACTAAGTTACCAGCGAGTATTCGCCATAAAATCCCTGAAGGGTCACACTCTATTTTACTTATACCGGTTGTATTATTTATTGGCTGGCTATCGTTTGCAATGAGCGAAACAGTAGAGCTTTGGATGTTTGACGGTAATGTGCGTCAGTACCTAACAAACGAGCTTGGTATGACGTTTGACCAACGTAACTCATTAGTTGTGGGTATTGCGATGGGCTTTGCGGTTATTCCTACTATATTTTCGATTGCCGAAGATGCTGTATTTAGTGTGCCTAAACACTTATCAAATGGCTCACTTGCACTTGGTGCTACGCAGTGGCAAACACTAGTTCGTGTGGTGCTACTAACAGCAAGCCCAGGTATTTTCTCTGCCGTAATGATGGGGCTTGGCCGTGCAGTGGGCGAAACCATGATTGTATTAATGGCTACAGGTAATACGCCAATTATGGATTGGAGTATTTTCCAAGGTATGCGTACTTTGGCTGCAAATATTGCGGTAGAAATGCCTGAATCAGAAGTAGGCAGCTCGCACTATAGAATCTTGTTCTTGGCAGCATTTGTACTATTCATATTCACGTTTGTTTTCAACACAGTGGCTGAGTTTGTTCGTCAGCAACTGCGTGAAAAATACAGCTCAATGTAA
- a CDS encoding inorganic phosphate transporter: MDIIASYGTVLVLIAAAVGFFMAYGIGANDVANAMGTSVGSKALTIKQAIIIAMIFEFAGAYLAGGEVTSTIRKGIIDAAPFAALPDLMVLGMISALFAAGTWLLIASFLGWPVSTTHSIIGAIIGFALVAVGTEAIQWNKVGGIVGSWIITPAISGFIAYLIFMSAQKLIFDTDAPLKNAKRFVPLYMGLAGFIMALVTIKKGLKHIGINLGATEGYLIAIAIAVIVAIIGKIAISRLNIDPKADKQMQFNNVEKVFAVLMVLTACCMAFAHGSNDVANAIGPLAAVVNIVESNGEIAKKAAIAWWILPLGGFGIVAGLAILGKKVIKTIGEGITHLTPSRGFAAELAAASTVVIASGTGMPISTTQTLVGAVLGVGMARGIAALNMGVIRNIVVSWVITLPVGAALAIVIFYVLRTAFGV, from the coding sequence ATGGATATCATTGCATCTTACGGCACGGTATTAGTTTTAATTGCCGCAGCAGTCGGCTTTTTTATGGCTTATGGTATTGGCGCGAACGACGTTGCTAATGCGATGGGTACTTCGGTAGGTTCAAAAGCGTTAACAATAAAACAAGCAATTATTATTGCTATGATTTTTGAATTTGCTGGTGCTTATTTAGCAGGTGGTGAGGTTACATCAACAATTCGCAAAGGGATTATTGATGCAGCGCCTTTTGCTGCGCTCCCTGATTTAATGGTTTTAGGTATGATCTCTGCGCTTTTTGCAGCGGGTACTTGGCTATTAATTGCTTCATTTTTAGGCTGGCCTGTTTCAACCACTCACTCAATTATTGGTGCAATTATTGGTTTTGCATTAGTTGCAGTGGGTACAGAGGCTATTCAATGGAATAAAGTAGGTGGTATTGTCGGTAGCTGGATTATTACGCCTGCTATATCTGGCTTCATTGCTTACTTAATCTTTATGAGTGCGCAAAAGCTGATTTTTGATACTGATGCACCTCTTAAAAACGCAAAACGCTTTGTACCTCTGTACATGGGTTTAGCGGGCTTTATTATGGCACTAGTAACAATTAAAAAAGGCTTAAAGCATATAGGTATTAACCTAGGCGCTACAGAAGGCTATTTAATTGCTATTGCGATCGCAGTGATTGTAGCGATTATTGGTAAAATTGCGATTTCACGTTTAAATATCGACCCTAAGGCCGATAAACAAATGCAATTTAATAACGTAGAAAAAGTATTTGCGGTATTAATGGTATTAACAGCGTGTTGTATGGCGTTTGCGCATGGCTCTAACGATGTAGCGAATGCAATTGGTCCGCTTGCTGCGGTTGTGAACATTGTTGAAAGCAATGGTGAAATCGCTAAAAAAGCAGCTATTGCATGGTGGATTTTACCACTAGGTGGCTTTGGTATTGTTGCCGGTCTTGCTATTTTAGGTAAAAAGGTAATTAAAACCATAGGTGAAGGCATTACTCACTTAACACCTAGCCGTGGTTTTGCTGCTGAACTAGCGGCTGCGTCTACCGTTGTTATTGCATCAGGTACAGGCATGCCAATTTCTACTACACAAACCTTAGTTGGTGCGGTATTAGGTGTAGGTATGGCACGAGGTATTGCTGCACTTAACATGGGCGTTATCAGAAACATTGTAGTTTCTTGGGTAATTACATTGCCAGTTGGCGCTGCCCTTGCTATTGTTATTTTCTACGTACTAAGAACCGCGTTTGGGGTTTAA
- the phoU gene encoding phosphate signaling complex protein PhoU yields the protein MEHNINKHISGRFNQELENVRNHVLNMGGLVEQQLSSALDAVSRNDAELAQKVRQNDYKVNAMEVSIDDECTRIIARRQPAASDLRLVIAIAKTIADLERIGDEAERIAKVALDSFTKDQQDLLVNIENMGRQVLKMLHDVLDAFARMDVQRAFEVHKEDSKVDREYEAITRQIMTYMMEDPRSIPKIMDLVWSVRSLERIGDRCQNIAEYIIYFVNGKDIRHTSQEDIEKSL from the coding sequence ATGGAACATAATATAAATAAGCATATTTCTGGGCGCTTTAACCAAGAGCTAGAAAATGTTCGTAACCATGTACTTAACATGGGTGGACTAGTTGAGCAGCAGCTAAGCAGTGCATTAGATGCAGTAAGCCGTAATGATGCTGAACTGGCACAAAAAGTACGCCAGAACGATTACAAAGTAAATGCGATGGAAGTGAGTATTGATGATGAGTGTACACGCATCATTGCGCGTCGCCAGCCTGCAGCGAGCGATTTACGCTTAGTAATAGCCATTGCAAAAACGATTGCCGATTTAGAACGCATTGGCGATGAAGCAGAGCGCATTGCTAAAGTTGCCTTGGATTCATTTACTAAAGATCAGCAAGATTTATTAGTGAATATCGAAAACATGGGTCGCCAAGTTTTAAAAATGCTACACGATGTGCTTGATGCATTTGCACGTATGGATGTACAACGCGCCTTTGAAGTACATAAAGAAGATTCAAAAGTTGACCGCGAATATGAAGCAATCACGCGTCAAATTATGACTTACATGATGGAAGATCCACGTTCAATTCCTAAGATTATGGATTTAGTATGGTCTGTACGTTCATTAGAGCGTATTGGCGACCGTTGCCAAAATATTGCAGAATACATTATTTATTTTGTTAACGGCAAAGATATTCGTCATACATCTCAAGAAGATATAGAAAAATCGTTATAG
- the pstB gene encoding phosphate ABC transporter ATP-binding protein PstB — MITVAPQVNQANKSLKLDLENLTDDQKALEIKNLDLYYGEKQALSKVNMNIPKGQVTAFIGPSGCGKSTLLRCINRMNDLVDVCRIEGEILLHGQNIYDKNVDVAALRRNVGMVFQRPNPFPKSIYENVVYGLRLQGIKEKRKLDEVVEQSLRGAALWDEVKDRLHDSAFGLSGGQQQRLVIARSIAIEPEVLLLDEPTSALDPISTLVIEELINELKNKFTVVIVTHNMQQAARVSDQTAFMYMGELIEYSDTNTLFTTPSKKKTEDYITGRYG; from the coding sequence ATGATTACAGTCGCTCCACAAGTAAACCAAGCTAATAAAAGCTTGAAGTTAGACTTAGAAAACTTAACTGATGACCAAAAAGCGTTAGAGATTAAGAACCTTGATCTTTACTATGGTGAAAAGCAAGCGCTTAGCAAAGTAAATATGAATATTCCAAAGGGCCAAGTAACGGCGTTTATCGGCCCTTCGGGTTGTGGTAAATCAACGCTATTACGTTGTATTAACCGCATGAACGATTTAGTTGATGTGTGTCGCATTGAAGGTGAAATATTGCTTCACGGCCAAAACATTTACGATAAAAATGTAGATGTAGCGGCGCTTCGTCGTAACGTGGGTATGGTGTTTCAGCGTCCTAACCCATTTCCTAAATCAATTTATGAAAATGTGGTTTATGGCCTACGCTTACAAGGTATTAAAGAAAAGCGTAAGCTAGATGAAGTGGTAGAGCAGTCACTTCGCGGCGCGGCTTTATGGGATGAAGTAAAAGATAGATTACACGATAGTGCATTTGGTCTATCGGGTGGTCAGCAACAACGTTTAGTTATTGCCCGTTCAATTGCAATTGAACCTGAAGTGCTATTACTTGATGAACCAACATCGGCACTTGACCCAATTTCTACTTTGGTTATTGAAGAGCTAATTAACGAGTTAAAGAATAAATTTACCGTTGTTATTGTGACACATAACATGCAACAAGCAGCGCGTGTATCTGATCAAACTGCCTTTATGTACATGGGTGAGTTGATTGAATACTCAGACACAAATACCTTATTTACAACGCCAAGCAAAAAGAAAACGGAAGATTACATTACAGGCCGTTACGGCTAG
- a CDS encoding TIGR00153 family protein: MPTNAFLGVFAKSPIKPMEEHIKKVHQASKALIPFFNHVFKEEWEQAEELRLTIRNLEREADDMKRDIRLQLPRGLFMPVERTDLLELVTQQDKIANKAKDIAGRVIGREMTIPSAMQADFLAYLTRCVDATKQASKAINELEELLETGFKGREVTLVEKMLVELDAIEQDTDDMQIKVRRQLRDVESELNPIDVMFLYKIIEWVGELADIAERVGSRLELMLAR, encoded by the coding sequence ATGCCTACAAACGCGTTTTTAGGAGTATTTGCAAAATCTCCTATCAAACCAATGGAAGAACACATCAAGAAGGTTCATCAAGCAAGTAAAGCCTTGATACCTTTTTTTAATCACGTATTTAAAGAAGAGTGGGAGCAAGCAGAAGAGCTTCGTTTAACTATTCGTAATTTAGAGCGTGAAGCTGATGATATGAAAAGAGATATACGCTTACAATTACCGCGCGGTTTATTTATGCCGGTAGAGCGTACTGATCTGCTCGAACTCGTAACTCAACAAGATAAAATAGCAAATAAGGCTAAAGACATTGCAGGGCGCGTAATTGGCCGTGAAATGACAATTCCTAGTGCTATGCAAGCAGACTTTTTAGCTTATTTAACTCGTTGTGTTGATGCGACTAAACAAGCATCAAAAGCAATTAATGAGTTAGAAGAGTTATTAGAAACAGGTTTTAAAGGTCGCGAGGTTACCTTAGTAGAAAAAATGCTCGTAGAATTGGATGCCATAGAACAAGACACGGATGATATGCAAATTAAAGTACGCCGCCAACTACGCGATGTAGAAAGCGAGCTAAACCCTATTGATGTTATGTTTTTATACAAAATCATTGAATGGGTTGGCGAGCTTGCAGATATTGCAGAGCGCGTAGGATCACGTCTTGAGCTGATGCTAGCTCGTTAA
- a CDS encoding hydrogen peroxide-inducible genes activator, whose product MTNLPSIKQLQYLLAVHQHQHFGRAASACFIGQSTLSSAIQNLEETLGCQLIERENRSLMFTSIGEEVVERSRKIINDTISLKELTKSFLTPLSGKLVVGVIPTIASFIAAPLYHFCKQTFCDLELVLVEDTSDKLLDKLEHGHIDLALLALPYQTEKFHTQVLAKDHFSLVHHKDYSPAKGVEDFNLLPDASVFLLEREHCMTGHALSACHLNRSSCINPFEAASLHTLLSMVEHQLGVTFLPQMAINAGILKDKNMIATPSQGDAYRDIGILWRKTTGRIRDFKLFSQQLEVFLAHQCSLDFEN is encoded by the coding sequence ATGACCAATCTTCCAAGTATTAAGCAGCTGCAATATTTATTAGCTGTGCATCAACACCAGCATTTTGGCCGTGCAGCAAGTGCCTGCTTTATAGGACAATCTACTTTAAGCAGTGCAATTCAAAACCTTGAGGAAACACTCGGTTGTCAACTAATTGAGCGAGAAAATCGTAGCCTTATGTTTACCAGTATTGGTGAAGAGGTTGTTGAACGCTCTCGTAAAATTATTAACGATACAATTAGTTTAAAAGAGCTAACCAAAAGCTTTTTAACACCACTCAGTGGTAAGTTAGTGGTAGGCGTTATACCCACTATCGCCAGCTTCATAGCAGCGCCTTTGTATCACTTTTGTAAGCAAACCTTTTGTGATCTAGAGTTGGTACTCGTTGAAGATACTAGCGACAAGTTATTAGATAAGCTTGAACATGGCCATATTGATTTAGCCTTATTAGCTTTACCGTACCAAACGGAGAAGTTTCATACTCAAGTATTGGCTAAAGATCACTTTAGTTTAGTGCACCATAAAGATTACAGCCCTGCTAAAGGGGTCGAAGACTTTAATTTGCTACCCGATGCGAGTGTATTTTTATTAGAGCGAGAGCATTGTATGACGGGGCATGCATTGAGTGCGTGTCACTTAAACCGCTCAAGCTGTATTAATCCGTTTGAAGCTGCAAGCTTACACACTTTATTAAGCATGGTAGAGCATCAATTAGGGGTTACATTTTTACCGCAAATGGCAATTAATGCGGGCATTCTTAAAGATAAAAATATGATAGCAACTCCATCGCAAGGGGATGCCTACAGAGATATAGGCATACTGTGGCGTAAAACCACAGGAAGAATTCGCGACTTTAAGTTATTCAGTCAACAGTTGGAAGTGTTTTTGGCTCACCAATGTAGCTTAGACTTTGAGAATTAA